Within Anaerolineales bacterium, the genomic segment CTCTCCTGGCATAAGTCAGGAGAGGGGGAAGGGGTTGTGGGGTTGGGGGTGAGGAAAGGGCAGAGACGGGGGGCTGAGGAGATACAAAGAAGGGTAATTGCTTAGCCAGTGGTCGTCATCCCGGCGCCCGCCCTCGGCGCGTTTTTCGCCGGGGTTGATTTTGGCCGGCATCCATTGAATTATCAAAACCCGGCTTCGAGTACCCCCGCTTCCCCCGCTTCGAGAGGGCAAGCGCGAGGGCGGGCGCCGGGATCCGCCGGATGCGCTTTCCATCCTCCGCCGACAACCGCTTCGCGGCTATGACATCCAACGGTGATAGCAACTCTTCACCATCCAAAAGCCCGCCTTCTTCTGGACCAGGTATTCGAACCAAAGCGGCGGCATTCCCCAGGCATGGATGTTGCCTTCGACAAATGCGAGGTCCGCGCCGTCCCGCCGCAGAACGCGCAAGCGGGCTACGGCTCCGCCGCCGGGGACATATTCCCCTCTCGGATCGTCCCCAACCCGGTAGGCATCCTCCACCCAGACGATCCGCATCGGCAGATCCCGCGCTCCGCGGCTGACACCCGACCGGACAGCTTCTGAAAAGGAAAGCCGTTCCGTTGTATTTCCTTCCCCTGCGGCATGGGGCGCATGCAGGATGAAAAGAATAGGCTTAATCGAGTCTTTTCCATTTGGCCGATGCGACGCGCACAACCTCCGCAGCACCGCCCGGAAAATCTCGATCTCCGTTCGTTCTTCCGATCGTTCCGCGGATTCCGCCTCCGGGGAAATCCGGGGGAAGACGTTTTCCACCGCAAAATCTCTGGGGCCGGGATTGATCCAGTTCCATTCGCATTCCATGTTCTTCTCTCCTCGGCGGAAAGCCCCGCTCGAAGGCTTCCGTTGAGAGGATCATACGCCAAGGTTATTTCGGATGGGTTACGGCGAGGTTACGGTCCTGTCACAGACCAGGTCCGGGGAAAGGTCAGGAAAGCGGCTTTAACCAGCCCTTTTGCGCGGCGACTGCGATCGCCGCGGCGCGGGAATCCACCCCCAGTTTGTTGTACACGCTCGATAAATGGGCTTTCACTGTCCGTTCGGCAATCTTCAACCGGGCGGCGATTTCCTTGCTGCGTTCGCCCCGCGCCACCGCCTCAAGGACTTCCAGTTCGCGCTCGGAAAGGCCGATCGATCCGGCCGCATCCGGCGCCGTCTTTCCCGCCGAGTCGTTCCTTCCCTGTGCGCGCGACAAGGCCCTTTCGAGGATTTCCGGATTCAGCAGCGTCTCCCCGCGGGCAGCAGCCCGGATCGCGCGGAACAGGCTTTCGCGGTCGGTATCCTTAAGCAGGAAGCCGCGGGCTCCGGCGCGCAACCCGCGGATCATCAGATCGTCCTCGTTGTAGGTCGTCAGGATCACGACCGCCGCCTGCGGATCCCTGGCGCGGATGGTTTGGATGGCGGTGATGCCGTCCATCCCGGGCATCCGCAGGTCCATCAGGATGACGTCGGGACGGAGTTCCTCGGCCAGCCGGACGGCTTCGCCGCCGTCGGCGGCTTCCCCGACCAGGGTGAATTCCTCCCGGCTTTCAAGAATCAGCCGCAGGCCTTCGCGGACAATGCGATGGTCGTCGGCGACCAGGATTCGCAGCGGGGATTCGGCAGTCATGGTCATTCTCCGATTCCAACTAAACTCCGGCGGCGGCCTGCGCCGTTGCGCCCAGCATCCGCGCCTTCCGCGCCGGTTCCATCCAGCTGGCCAGGATGGCGTTCCTCCTCACCGTCTCGATCTCGCCCGGCGTAAAGCCGAAGACCGTCTCCAATAGCCGGTATTCCTCCGCCAGAGTGTTGCCGAACATCTTGGGGTCATCCGTGTTCACCGTCACCAGGAGGCCGCGGTCGAAATAGCGCCGGATAGGATGGTCTTCAATCCGGCCTACCACTCCGGTGCGGACGTTGGAAAGCGGGCACATTTCCAGCGGGATCTGTTTTTCCGACAAATACTCCAACAGCGATTCATCCTCTTCCGCGCGGGTGCCATGCCCGATCCGCTCCACGCCGAGCCGCCGGATCGCCCCCCAGATGCTCGCCGGGCCGACCGCCTCCCCGGCGTGGGCCGTGGCATGGAATCCCGACCGCCGCGCAGCGGCAAACACGCCTTGGAACAGTTCGGGCGGGTACTGATGCTCCGACCCACCCAGACCGACGCCGACGACGCCCAATTCCCGGACCTGCTCCACTTCCCGCAGGGTTCTGGCCGCCCCTTCCGGTCCCAAATTCCGAATCAGATCCGCGATTAACACAATCTCGATCCCCGGGGCACGGTTCAATCCGGCGCGGATTGCCCGCGTGATCTCTTTTACCTCCAAGCCGGTTTCGGCAAAGCTCGACGGGGCGTAATGCGCTTCGGCGTATGCGATGTTCTGGCTGCGCAATTCCAAGGCGGCCCGTTCCGCGATGAATGTGAAATCTTCATATTCCCGGAGGAACCGGTTTTTCCAAACCCAGGTTTCGATGAAATGCGGAAAATCCCTGTACCGAAAGCGGCGATTCAACGCTTCTTGGTCGGGCACGGCCGGATCGCCGCCGTATTTTTGGATCAATTCCCAAAGCGCGGGATGAGGGATCGCCCCTTCGAGATGCACATGCAGCTCGACCAGCGGAACGAGCGCCGCGCGCCGCGTGTCAGGCGTCACCGGAAAACTCCGCCTCCCAATAGCGGTCCAGCTCCAAAGCCCCCGCGTACACCTGAAAAAGCGCCGCCCAATCGCGCCCCGCCCAACCCGCATTCATGTTCCGGCGGATTTTGGTCCGGCTTTCCGGACTTTCGTCGCCCCACACCTCGGCGGTTATTTGGCCGAGTTTCCCGAGACGGATAAGCAGGTAGTACCATTCCCCGGCCTTCAGCATGCTGTGGGGAGAGTCCGCGCCCTGCCATTCCGTCCCCTCCCAGCCTTCCCAACCCGCCCTCTGAATCCCATCATAACGGAAAGCCAGCATCCAGGAATGATTGCTCGCAGTCCGCCAAACGCCGGTCACCAATGCCAGATTGGCCGTCGTGCGTTCTTCATACCGGGAGCGAACCAGGAATCCCATTCCATCGCGGATCGTCGATTGCGTCCGTCCCAATCCTTCCCAGATATCCTCATATTCCTCCGCCTGGATCCGCACCACGCCGCCGACTGTGGATATCTTCATGGTCGGGTTAGAACCTCCGGTTCCCCAACCGTAATCCAGTTGCCGGCAGATAAAATCATCGAACCAGGTGACGGTGGCCCCGGGGATCAGAACGTCCGCTTCGCGTTGTGCGGCCCGCATCTCCTCGGAGCCGGGCAGCGCAACGCAGGGGGGCGTGGAGGTGAATATCGGCCTGCGGGTGGCCGTCGGCGGGGGGGTGAGGGTCTCCGCAGCCGTCGACACCGCCGCCAAGGAAGGCAACAGCGGGGGCGCCGCCGTTGCCGTCGCCGGGAATAGGCGGCCGATCGTAGAACAGGGTATGCTTCCCAAGATAAGGAAGGGGACAACCATTCGAAGGCGGGCGGGGTGTATCTGCATGGTGAATCGGCGGGCCTGCGTTTACGGCTTTTGGGCCTCAAGCAGGAACCGATGCCCTTCGACCGTGAATGTTCCGGATTTCTGGATGGTGGTGTGGATCTCGGCGAGTTGGTCGTAATATTTTTCGATCGAGAAATCGCTTACCTGCCAGGAGATGGCTTTCAGATAATACACGACCGCTCCGACATCCTTAAAACCGACCGGCGGGAATTCCTCTTTCCGCTCGAGGATGCGCAATCCGGCGGACTCCAACTGCTTGGCGGCCAAGTCCAGAGTCCATGCGGAAGCCAGGAAATCCGGCTGCGCGTTCAGCGCCTCGTTCAAACGCGCGCAATTGCGTCCGCCAACCTGTTGGGTGATGAAGCGCCCGGAGGGTTTGAGGAGGCGGAAAAACTCCGACGCCAGGATTCCCCCATGACGGTTGATCAGCAAATCGAAGGTGTTATCTCCGAATGGAAGCTGGGGCATGGCATGGGTGTCGACCACCTTCACGCCGAGCGGCTCAAGCCGGGATTTAGCCACGGGAATATTCGGTGGATGCCCTTCGGTGGCGCGGGTCTCGGGCGGGAACGGCTGCAACGACGCGAGGAATTCCCCTCCCCCGGTGTCGAGGTCCAGCAGCGAATGCACTCCGCGGATTCTCTCCAGAACGATCTTCCGGTAATCCCAAGAAGGCGGCGTTTCCAACATCCGATCGGAAACAAATGAAAAATCCCAACCGTTGAAATCCTGCCGCCAGGCATCCTGCATGATTTTTTCAAAGACGTCTTTATCGAAGGTCATGGATTATCCCGTCCGGCGGCCGGCAGTGGTTTTCCCCGGTTCACGCAGGAAAGCGGACAGCACCCAATCGAGAATTCCCGCGGGGAGCTTCGCCGCCAGCAGATCAGGAATGATACGACGCCCCGGCGAGTAATACAACCGGCTGTTTTCATGGTAGACGGCGTGGAGGACGTCGCGGACCACAACCTCCGGATCCTTTTCGGTCCGGGCCGGGTTCTCAAAGGCGGCAGCCAGCATCCGCACCGCCCGGGCGCGGAAATCCGCCGCCGCGTTGATTTTATACTCTTCGAACGCAGGGCGTTCTTTCCGGAAGGCTTGCGACCGGACGGCGCCGGGGCGGATCACCGCCACCCTGATCCCCAGGGGGTTCAGCTCGCGGCGCAGGCTGTCCGAGAAGGCCTCCAGCGCCCATTTCGCCATGTGGTAGGGAGCCCAATAGGGGAAGGCGAACGTCCCCGCCACAGAGCTCATGTTGATGATCACCGGCGAGGAGGCGGATTTCCGCAGCAGCGGATACAACGCCTGCACCATGCGGACCGCCCCGTAGACGTTGACGTCGATCACCTGTTGGAAGTAGGCCACGTCGCGGTCCATCAAAGCCCCCCACCCGATCACGCCGGCGTTGTTGATCAGCGCGTCGAGGCGGCCCGGGCCGGATTCCACCCGCCGCGCCAGGTTAACAATGTCGTTCCCATCAGTGACATCCAAACGGACACCGGTGACATTTTCCAGGCTCGAGAGTCTGCCGATATCGGATTCCTTCCTAGCTCCCGCAAACACGGTGTTCCCATCGCGCCCCAGCCGCTCCGCGATCCGCCCGCCGAGGCCGCTCGAGGCGCCGCTCACCGCTACGATCTTCCGGCCCCTGTGCATGCGTCCCTCCTATCGGTGGACACGAACCCGCCGCCCCGGGTTTCCGCCCGGCGGTCGCATCCGTTTATTTCATCCCCTCGATTAGCTCCGCCGTCTGTTCCATCGGCCGCGCCGCCAGGATTTTCTCGCTCGCCCGCCGGCAATGCTCGCGTAAGGTCAAGGAACCGGTCAACGCTTGCAGCTTCGCCGAGAGTTCCCGTACGCTGCAATTGCGGAAATCGACCCAATCGCCCGCGCCCAACCTACGGATCCGCCAGGCGTTGTCGTGCTGGTCGTAGGCCATCGGATGGAGCAGCTGGGGGACACCCGCCCGCAGCGCCTGGGCGCAGGTCCCGATCCCTCCGTGATGGACCAAGGCGGCCGCCCGCGGCAGCAATCGGCGGAACGGGATGTACGAAAAATACCGGATGGAATCGGGCAATCGCTCCGGTATCTGTCGCGGATAGCGGGAGAGAAAGATCGCCCGCTGGCCGGCGGCTTGGCAAGCCTCCGCCGCAACCCGCAGAAACGCCCCTGCCCGCTGCATCAGGGAGCCGGGCATGAAAACAACCGGCGGGGCGCCGCCTTCGAGAAACGTCCGCACCTCGGGCGGCAACTCCGCTTCTTGGTCCTCGTCGAACAGCGGGAAACCCGTCAGCCGGCTCGAGGCCGGCCAATCCGGCTGGGGCGCTCCATACCAGGACGGAAACAAGCCGATCACCCTTTGCGGCGAGTGCCCCCACACCGTCATGATCCGTGCGACGGGCTGCAGGCCGATCTCCTTCCGCAAGGCATTCAACGGCGGGCCGATCAGGCGGTCGGTGACGGCCGCATCCGCGATCCGCCAATACAATTTCTTCAAGCCGAGCGGCAGCCAATCGGGGAAGGGAAACACCGCGTTCTTCGGCATCTCGTACGCGGATTTAAATGTCATCGGAGAGAGATGCAGGGTGGCATTGGGGATGCGGTGTTTTTCCTGAATCAGCCTGGCGGCAAACACGAGGATCGAACTGGCGATCACCGTCTTCCCCGGCAAGATGGATTCCATCAGCCGTTCGTAAGCGGTGCGGATATTGGGCAGGATCAGCGTATCGAAGAATGCCGGAACGCTTTGCCGGGGATCGAACAACCCCGGGTGGCCGGCGTACCGGTCGTATTGCTCGGGGGTTCCGATCGGCACAAATTCCAGGTTGTATTTTTCAGCCAACGGGCCGAAGTGAGGATTGGTCAACAAGGTGACCGTGTGCCCGCGTTGCTTCAACAGCCGGCCCAATCCGACATTGGGGTATACATCGCCATAAGACCCGAGGGTGGTCAGGAGGATTTTCATGTTTTTCTTCCCGTTGCTTCCGGCCCTCGGGGCGAATCGGACTCGGCGGTCACCAGCGCGATCAAAAAACCGTCGTATCCTTTCACGCCCACGGTTTGGATCGCCGTGGCGTCCACCCGCGGTTCGGCGCCCACCAGCTCAAGGAACCGCCGCATTCCGACAACCGAGGGATCGGCGCACCGGGGATCGGCCACCGCCCCGCCGCGGACGACGTTGTCGGCGACGATCAGGCTCCCGCGGCGGGAGAGTCTCAGGGACCATGCGAAATATTCCGGATTGTGCTCCTTGTCGGCGTCGAGGAAGATCAGGTCGAAGGGGCCGATCCCCTCTCGGTCAATCTGCGGCAGAAGGTCCAGAGCCCGTCCGACCCTCACCTCCGCTGCGCCGGACAGTCCGGCTTTGGCGAGGTTGGCGCGGGCGACCGACGCGTGGCGCGGGTCGGCTTCCAACGTGATCAGAAGGCCGCCGGGGGGGAGCGCCCGGGCCATCCAGATCGCGCTGTATCCGGCCAGGGTTCCGATCTCCAATATTTTCTTCGCGCCCGTCAGGCGCGCCAGAATCCAAAGAAATTTTGCTTGGTTGCGCGCCACGTGATGAGCCGGCATCCCTGCCGCTTCCCCCGCCCGAAGCGCCGATTCCAACAGCGGATCCGCCGGGACCAGCCGTCCTTCGAAGTAATCATCCACCGCGCCCCAAAGCTCCTCCATCGAGGCTCCTTCCCTTACCATCGACCCCCCGTTGACTTTACGGATTATTCTTCCTTCTTCCGCCCGCCGAATTTCGGCAGGAAGCGCGGCACCCTCCGGCAATACTCCTCATAGGCCGCGCCGAAACGCCCGCGCAATTCCCGTTCCTCCAGAACCACCACGAGAAAGAAGACCGGCAGGCAAACCAGCCACACCAGGTACGCCCCGGTAAAATTCGCCGCAAGAACATATCCCATCACCCATAAATTGGCCTCGATGTAGCGCGGGTGGCGGACAATCTTATAAATTCCCTCGCTCAGCAGAATTCCCGGGTACTTTTCCGGCGAGAGTTCGGGCACGCCCGAGAGGTTCGAAAAACCCGGGCTTTGCTTCCGGCGCCGGCGGATGACCAGCGCCGCGGCGACGCACACCGCCGCAAGGGCAAGGGTCCACCCATTGAAGCCCAAATCCATCCCGAGCAGCCGGTCGCGCAACCGCCAGGCCGCGGCGACATACAGGATCACCGGGATGGACAGGAGGGCGTACGTCCGCAGCGGCCCCCATTTGCGCCAAAAAGCGGAAAAGGGATGGATGACGATCCACAAAAAAAGCGACGGCGGATGGCTGGCCAGCACGACAAAAGCGATTCCATAACGGATCCAATCCAGGGCGGTCATGAGTCCGCCCCTTCCACAACGGCTTTCCGCGTCCTATTCATCCGCACGAAGGGAATCGGAACCCGGTTGCGGGAATCGATGCTCATCGGGCGGCTTCCAAACGCCGCCGCCCCGCGTGGAGGGCACGAACCAACTCCCGCGCCTTTGCTTCGCCGAAGGCCGGATACGGGATATGCAACGACCCGGCCGTCTCCGCCGCCAAGCCGTGGAAGAGATCCATCGAGGCAAACACTGCCCGCCAGACGTCCTCGGCATCGTAGTGCGCGAACGCCTTCTCCAACGCGGCCACCGCCTTCGGATCCACCCACTCCTCCAGGAATCGCCCGCGCATCCAGGTGTCCACCGCCGGTCCGCGCGCGGCGCGGGCGTGCCATTCCAGCATCCGGCGGATCAGGTTTTGCAGGCGCATATTGGAACACGAGGCGGTCCACCACAATTCCCCCCGCCGCAGATGCTTCGCCGTCCAAACCGCGTGATACCAAAAATCGTTCACGCTGTCGAGGAAAACCGCGTTCTCCGGAAGCCCCTCGGATCCGGACGGCGCCTCCGGCGGACGGATCTGTTCCATCACGCCGTCCTTGTCGAGGATGACCCGAACTCCGCGCCGGAAGATATCGGCGAGGATCGGCGGGAGTCTTTTGCCTTGGAGAGCGCGGAGGTCTCCGGCCGGCACCGG encodes:
- a CDS encoding class I SAM-dependent methyltransferase; amino-acid sequence: MTFDKDVFEKIMQDAWRQDFNGWDFSFVSDRMLETPPSWDYRKIVLERIRGVHSLLDLDTGGGEFLASLQPFPPETRATEGHPPNIPVAKSRLEPLGVKVVDTHAMPQLPFGDNTFDLLINRHGGILASEFFRLLKPSGRFITQQVGGRNCARLNEALNAQPDFLASAWTLDLAAKQLESAGLRILERKEEFPPVGFKDVGAVVYYLKAISWQVSDFSIEKYYDQLAEIHTTIQKSGTFTVEGHRFLLEAQKP
- the add gene encoding adenosine deaminase, producing MTPDTRRAALVPLVELHVHLEGAIPHPALWELIQKYGGDPAVPDQEALNRRFRYRDFPHFIETWVWKNRFLREYEDFTFIAERAALELRSQNIAYAEAHYAPSSFAETGLEVKEITRAIRAGLNRAPGIEIVLIADLIRNLGPEGAARTLREVEQVRELGVVGVGLGGSEHQYPPELFQGVFAAARRSGFHATAHAGEAVGPASIWGAIRRLGVERIGHGTRAEEDESLLEYLSEKQIPLEMCPLSNVRTGVVGRIEDHPIRRYFDRGLLVTVNTDDPKMFGNTLAEEYRLLETVFGFTPGEIETVRRNAILASWMEPARKARMLGATAQAAAGV
- a CDS encoding glycosyltransferase family 1 protein; the encoded protein is MKILLTTLGSYGDVYPNVGLGRLLKQRGHTVTLLTNPHFGPLAEKYNLEFVPIGTPEQYDRYAGHPGLFDPRQSVPAFFDTLILPNIRTAYERLMESILPGKTVIASSILVFAARLIQEKHRIPNATLHLSPMTFKSAYEMPKNAVFPFPDWLPLGLKKLYWRIADAAVTDRLIGPPLNALRKEIGLQPVARIMTVWGHSPQRVIGLFPSWYGAPQPDWPASSRLTGFPLFDEDQEAELPPEVRTFLEGGAPPVVFMPGSLMQRAGAFLRVAAEACQAAGQRAIFLSRYPRQIPERLPDSIRYFSYIPFRRLLPRAAALVHHGGIGTCAQALRAGVPQLLHPMAYDQHDNAWRIRRLGAGDWVDFRNCSVRELSAKLQALTGSLTLREHCRRASEKILAARPMEQTAELIEGMK
- a CDS encoding isoprenylcysteine carboxylmethyltransferase family protein; translated protein: MTALDWIRYGIAFVVLASHPPSLFLWIVIHPFSAFWRKWGPLRTYALLSIPVILYVAAAWRLRDRLLGMDLGFNGWTLALAAVCVAAALVIRRRRKQSPGFSNLSGVPELSPEKYPGILLSEGIYKIVRHPRYIEANLWVMGYVLAANFTGAYLVWLVCLPVFFLVVVLEERELRGRFGAAYEEYCRRVPRFLPKFGGRKKEE
- a CDS encoding O-methyltransferase, with the translated sequence MEELWGAVDDYFEGRLVPADPLLESALRAGEAAGMPAHHVARNQAKFLWILARLTGAKKILEIGTLAGYSAIWMARALPPGGLLITLEADPRHASVARANLAKAGLSGAAEVRVGRALDLLPQIDREGIGPFDLIFLDADKEHNPEYFAWSLRLSRRGSLIVADNVVRGGAVADPRCADPSVVGMRRFLELVGAEPRVDATAIQTVGVKGYDGFLIALVTAESDSPRGPEATGRKT
- a CDS encoding SDR family NAD(P)-dependent oxidoreductase — translated: MHRGRKIVAVSGASSGLGGRIAERLGRDGNTVFAGARKESDIGRLSSLENVTGVRLDVTDGNDIVNLARRVESGPGRLDALINNAGVIGWGALMDRDVAYFQQVIDVNVYGAVRMVQALYPLLRKSASSPVIINMSSVAGTFAFPYWAPYHMAKWALEAFSDSLRRELNPLGIRVAVIRPGAVRSQAFRKERPAFEEYKINAAADFRARAVRMLAAAFENPARTEKDPEVVVRDVLHAVYHENSRLYYSPGRRIIPDLLAAKLPAGILDWVLSAFLREPGKTTAGRRTG
- a CDS encoding response regulator transcription factor; amino-acid sequence: MTAESPLRILVADDHRIVREGLRLILESREEFTLVGEAADGGEAVRLAEELRPDVILMDLRMPGMDGITAIQTIRARDPQAAVVILTTYNEDDLMIRGLRAGARGFLLKDTDRESLFRAIRAAARGETLLNPEILERALSRAQGRNDSAGKTAPDAAGSIGLSERELEVLEAVARGERSKEIAARLKIAERTVKAHLSSVYNKLGVDSRAAAIAVAAQKGWLKPLS
- a CDS encoding aminoglycoside 6-adenylyltransferase — encoded protein: MPDAKPYYEELIWNFLQWAEKEDNIRAAAVIGSRARTKDHPADEWSDLDLLVVAVEPRLLIEHADWLGAIGEPWITFLETTPDGGCERRALFAGGLDVDFAPVPAGDLRALQGKRLPPILADIFRRGVRVILDKDGVMEQIRPPEAPSGSEGLPENAVFLDSVNDFWYHAVWTAKHLRRGELWWTASCSNMRLQNLIRRMLEWHARAARGPAVDTWMRGRFLEEWVDPKAVAALEKAFAHYDAEDVWRAVFASMDLFHGLAAETAGSLHIPYPAFGEAKARELVRALHAGRRRLEAAR